In Acanthochromis polyacanthus isolate Apoly-LR-REF ecotype Palm Island chromosome 15, KAUST_Apoly_ChrSc, whole genome shotgun sequence, a single genomic region encodes these proteins:
- the LOC110952679 gene encoding uncharacterized protein LOC110952679, with the protein MTFFFFLLMTRLIFIFDRSVLLCSQLLLVALLSWTVCCFPARGGSGQSLPYRDVDPGFPPPPTNIHDPTVSYLVDQRHPPPSFPPPPTDINDPTVSYLVDRQNPPGFPPPSSNLNGPGVSYLVDGPVTSSSADVEPGPGILPVPPVHQAGELERFEGNVEHGNSERETEELGILPPPPHLERIYQGGELSSYASSFEHGNSESESQNQGFRPGPPFGGAELQSGFTVGGGLVQSLPRPWRPSPPGDFYLFLTGQLPPGTLSHFRTEYEAGRDHWNSDHYEKHNIQISENPDTPGDGVQQQIRYFPTV; encoded by the exons atgaccttttttttttttttacttatgaCTCGactgattttcatttttgaccGTTCTGTTTTACTTTGCAGCCAGCTGCTCCTCGTTGCTCTGCTAAGCTGGACAGTCTGTTGCTTCCCTGCTAGAGGAG GCTCAGGCCAGAGTCTTCCTTACAGGGACGTGGATCCTGGCTTCCCTCCTCCACCCACTAATATACACGATCCTACTGTTTCATACCTGGTGGATCAACGTCATCCTCCACCCAGCTTCCCTCCTCCGCCTACTGATATAAATGATCCCACTGTTTCATACCTGGTAGATCGACAAAACCCGCCTGGCTTCCCTCCTCCTTCCAGTAATCTGAACGGTCCTGGTGTCTCGTACCTGGTGGATGGTCCTGTAACCTCCTCATCAGCCGACGTGGAGCCCGGACCCGGCATCCTCCCTGTTCCTCCTGTACATCAGGCAGGAGAGCTTGAACGCTTTGAAGGAAATGTTGAGCATGGTAACTCAGAAAGGGAAACTGAGGAGCTGGGTATTCTGCCTCCCCCTCCACATTTGGAACGCATCTACCAGGGAGGTGAGCTGAGTAGCTACGCATCCAGCTTTGAGCACGGAAATTCGGAAAGCGAATCGCAAAATCAAGGTTTCAGGCCGGggcctccttttggtggagctGAGCTGCAGAGTGGATTCACAGTTGGTGGAGGCCTCGTGCAGTCTCTTCCACGGCCCTGGAGACCGTCTCCACCAGGTGACTTCTACCTCTTCCTGACTGGTCAGCTTCCTCCTGGCACACTGTCACACTTCCGAACAGAATATGAAGCTGGTAGAGATCATTGGAATAGTGACCATTATGAAAAGCACAACATCCAAATATCTGAAAACCCAGACACTCCTGGTGATGGAGTCCAGCAGCAGATCCGGTACTTTCCCACAGTTTAG
- the prdx3 gene encoding thioredoxin-dependent peroxide reductase, mitochondrial: MSASIGTLLRTSARVAVGGLKVAAASQHGACGAARVLAAPALQRSCFSTTSSRWAPAVTQPAPAFKATAVHNGEFKEMSLADFKGRYLVLFFYPLDFTFVCPTEIISFSDKANEFHDVNCEVVGVSVDSHFTHLAWINTPRKAGGLGNIHIPLLSDLNKQISRDYGVLLEGPGIALRGLFIIDPSGTVKHMSVNDLPVGRCVEETLRLVKAFQFVETHGEVCPASWTPESPTIKPTPEGSKEYFEKVN, translated from the exons GCGAGGGTTGCAGTAGGAGGGCTGAAAGTTGCAGCAGCAAGCCAGCATGGAGCCTGTGGAGCTGCAAGAGTCCTGGCTGCTCCTGCACTGCAGAGATCCTGCTTCTCCACCA CCTCGTCCAGATGGGCCCCTGCTGTCACTCAGCCTGCTCCGGCTTTCAAGGCCACAGCTGTCCACAATGGGGAGTTTAAGGAGATGAGTCTTGCTGACTTCAAGGGCAGATACCTGGTTCTTTTCTTCTACCCTCTAGATTT CACGTTCGTGTGCCCAACAGAGATCATCTCGTTCAGCGACAAGGCCAACGAGTTCCACGACGTCAACTGTGAGGTGGTGGGAGTGTCTGTGGACTCTCACTTCACCCACCTGGCATGGATCAACACTCCACGAAAG GCTGGAGGTTTGGGCAACATCCACATCCCCCTACTGTCAGACCTCAACAAGCAGATCTCTAGGGACTATGGGGTGCTGCTGGAGGGTCCAGGCATCGCACTGAG GGGCCTGTTCATCATCGATCCAAGTGGCACCGTGAAGCACATGAGTGTGAACGACCTGCCGGTGGGCCGCTGTGTGGAAGAAACCCTCCGTCTGGTGAAGGCCTTCCAGTTTGTGGAGACTCACGGCGAGGTTTGTCCGGCCAGCTGGACCCCTGAGTCTCCAACG ATCAAACCAACCCCAGAGGGATCGAAGGAGTACTTTGAAAAAGTCAACTGA